The following nucleotide sequence is from Lysobacterales bacterium.
CCGGATCGAGCGCGCCCGCGTCGGTGACGAACACGTACGGGATGTTGCGCGCGGCCAGGTACAGGTTCAGGTCGTCGGCCTCGGTGACGATCAGGGCCCGGTCGGCCTTCCACTCGGCCAGCTTGCCGAGCAGCAGCTTGGTGCGCGGCTCGGCGATCTCCAGCGAGTCGATCACGTGCAGGCGGTCCTGGCGGACCAGCTCGGACAGGATCGAGCGCAGCGCGCCACGGTACATCTTGCGGTTGACCTTCTGCTCGAACGAACGCGGGCGCGCCGCATGCGTCTTGCCGCCACCGCGCCACAACGGGCCGCGGGTGGTGCCGGCGCGGGCGCTGCCGGTGCCCTTCTGCTTGAACGGCTTGCGGCCGCCGCCGGAAACCTCGGCGCGGGTCTTCTGGGCCTTGGTGCCGGAGCGGGCGGCCGCCTGGTAGGCGACCACGACCTGGTGAACGAGGTCCTCGCGGAACGACTCGCCCCAGATGGTCTCCGAAACGGGCAGCTTGGCGCCGCCCTGGATCTGCAGTTCCATCGTGCTTCTCCTTATGCCTTGGCCGCCGGACGGACGACGACGTCGCCACCCGGCGCGCCCGGCACCGAACCCTTGACCGCGATCAGGCCGCGCTCGACGTCGACCTTGACGACCTCGAGGCCCTGCGCCGACTGGTTCACGTGGCCCATGTGTCCGGACATCTTCTTGCCCTTGAACACGCGACCCGGGGTCTGGCGCTGGCCGATCGAGCCCGGCGAGCGGTGGCTCAGCGAGTTGCCGTGCGTGGCGTCGCCCATGGTGAAGCCCCAGCGCTTGATGGTGCCCTGGAAGCCCTTGCCCTTGGTGACGCCGGCCACATCGACCATCTGGCCGACCTGGAACAGGTCGCACTTGATCTCGCCGCCCACCTCATAGCCGCCGACCGCATCGTCGGCTACCCGGAACTCCCACAGACCACGCCCGGCCTCGACCTTGGCGCGCGCGTAGTGGCCGGCGAGCGGCTTGCTCACCAGCGCGGCGCGCTTGTCGCCGGCGGCGACCTGGATGGCGCTGTAGCCATCGGTCTCCGTGGTCTTGACCTGGACGATGCGGTTCGGGCTGGCCTCGATCAGGGTCACCGGGACCGATCGGCCATCTTCCGTGAACACGCGGCTCATACCGGCCTTGCGGCCAACAATTCCGACTCTCATGACTGCAATCCCGTCAGTACAGCTTGATCTGCACGTCCACGCCGGCGGCGAGGTCGAGCTTCATCAGCGCGTCGACGGTCTTGTCGTTGGGATCGACGATGTCCATCACGCGCTTGTGCGTGCGCATCTCGTACTGGTCGCGCGCGTCCTTGTCGACGTGCGGCGACACCAGCACGGTGTAGCGCTCCTTCTTGGTCGGCAGCGGAATCGGACCGCGCACCTGGGCGCCCGTCCGCTTCGCCGTCTCGACGATTTCGCTGGCCGAACGGTCGATCAGGCGGTAATCGAACGCCTTCAACCTGATGCGGATCTTCTGCTGTGCCATGACCTGTTTTCCTGTCTGGAGCCCGGGACCCCGGGCTCCTTCTGCACTGTTGCCTTGCGGACTGCGCTTCGGGACGACCCGCAGCCGCTTACTCGATGACCTTCGCCACGACGCCGGCGCCGACGGTGCGGCCGCCCTCGCGGATCGCGAAACGCAGGCCGTCTTCCATCGCGATCGGGTTGATCAGCGTCACCACCATCTTGATGTTGTCGCCCGGCATCACCATCTCGACGCCTTCCGGCAGCTCGCACGAACCGGTCACGTCGGTGGTCCGGAAGTAGAACTGCGGACGGTAGCCCTTGAAGAACGGCGTGTGACGACCGCCCTCCTCCTTCGACAGCACGTACACCTCGGCCTCGAACTTGGTGTGCGGCTTGATCGTGCCCGGCTTGCACAGCACCTGGCCGCGCTCCACGTCGTCGCGCTTCGTGCCGCGCAGCAGCAGACCCGCGTTGTCGCCCGCCTGGCCCTGGTCCAGCAGCTTGCGGAACATCTCGACGCCCGTCACCGTCGTCTTCACGGTCGGACGGATGCCGACGATCTCGACCTCCTCGCCCACCTTGATCACGCCGCGCTCGATGCGCCCGGTCACCACCGTGCCGCGACCGGAAATCGAGAACACGTCCTCGACCGGCATCAGGAACGGCTTGTCGATGTCGCGCTGCGGCTCCGGAATGTAGCTGTCCAGCGCGTCCACCAGCTTGATGATCGCCGGAACGCCGATCTCCGACTGGTCGCCTTCCAGCGCCTTCAGCGCCGAGCCCTTGATGATCGGCGTGTCGTCGCCCGGGAACTCGTACTTGCTCAGCAGCTCGCGGACTTCCATCTCCACCAGCTCCAGCAGCTCGGCGTCGTCCACCATGTCCGCCTTGTTCAGGAAGACCACGATGTACGGCACGCCCACCTGCCGCGCCAGCAGGATGTGCTCGCGCGTCTGCGGCATCGGGCCGTCCGCCGCCGAACACACCAGGATCGCGCCGTCCATCTGCGCCGCACCGGTGATCATGTTCTTCACGTAGTCGGCGTGACCCGGGCAGTCGACGTGCGCGTAGTGGCGGGTCGGCGACTCGTACTCGACGTGCGCCGTCGAGATCGTGATGCCGCGCGCCTTCTCTTCCGGCGCCGCGTCGATCGCGTCGTAGGCCTTGAACTCGCCACCGAAACGCTCGGCACCCACCTTCGTCAGCGCCGCCGTCAGCGTCGTCTTGCCGTGGTCGACGTGACCGATCGTGCCGACGTTCACGTGCGGCTTGGTGCGCTCGAACTTACCCTTGGCCATGGCTGAATAACCTCGTATCGAATCTTGTGGGACAGGTTGGGATCAGGACTTCTTGGTAACCGCTTCGGCGATGTTGGTCGGCGCATCGGCGTAATGGTCGAACTCCATCGTGAACGTCGCACGGCCCTGGCTCATCGAGCGCAGGCTGGTCGCGTAGCCGAACATCTCGCCGAGCGGCACGGTGGCGTTGATGACCTTGCCGGACGGGCTCTCGTCGGAACCCTGCAGCACGCCGCGCCGGCGGCTGAGGTCGCCCATGACGTCGCCCATGTAGTCCTCGGGGGTGACCACCTCGACCTTCATGATCGGCTCGAGCAGGACCGGGCTGGCCTTGTGGAAGCCCTCCTTGAAGCCCATCGAGCCGGCGATCTTGAACGCCATTTCGTTGGAGTCGACCTCATGGTACGAGCCGTCGATCAGGCGGACCTTGATGTCGACCACCGGGAAACCGGCCATCACGCCGGAGGCCATCGCCTCCTGGATGCCCTTGTCCACCGCCGGGATGTATTCCTTGGGGACCACGCCGCCGACGATCGCGTTCTCGAACTCGTAGCCGGCGCCGCGCTCCTGGGGCTGGATCTCGAGCACCACGTGGCCGTACTGGCCGCGGCCGCCCGACTGGCGGACGAACTTGCCTTCCTGCTTGACCGCCTTGCGGATGGTCTCGCGGTAGGCGACCTGCGGCTTGCCGACGTTGGCCTCGACGTTGAACTCGCGCTTCAGTCGATCGACGATGATCTCCAGGTGCAGCTCGCCCATGCCGGCGATGATGGTCTGCCCGGATTCCTCGTCGGTGCGCACGCGGAAGGAGGGATCCTCCTGCGCAAGACGGCCCAGGCCGATGCCCATCTTCTCCTGGTCGCCCTTGGTCTTGGGCTCGATCGCCATGGCGATGACGGGCTCGGGGAAGACCATCCGCTCCAGGGTGATCACGTCGCCGGTGGCGCACAGGGTGTCGCCCGTGGTGACGTCCTTCAGGCCGACCGCGGCGGCGATGTCGCCGGCGCGGACTTCCTTGATCTCCTCGCGGTTGTTGGCGTGCATCTGCAGGATGCGGCCGACGCGCTCCTTGCGCCCCTTGACCGGGTTGTACACGGTGTCGCCGGACGAGATCACGCCCGAATACACGCGGAAGAAGGTCAGCGTGCCGACGTAGGGGTCGGTCGCGATCTTGAACGCCAGGCCCGAGAACGGCGCCTCGTCGGAAGCCGCCCGGGTGGCCTCGGCCTCGTCCTCGTCGACACCGGTCACCGGCGGACGGTCGGACGGCGCGGGCAGGTAGCGGATCACGCCGTCCAGCATCGCCTGCACGCCCTTGTTCTTGAAGGCGGTGCCGCAGAAAACCGGGATCAGCGTATTGGACAGGGTGCCAGCGCGGATTCCGGCGTAGATCTCGTCCTCGCTCAGCTCGCCCGACTCCAGGTACTTGTCCATCAGCTCCTCGGAGGTCTCGGCAGCCGCCTCGACCATGAAGGAGCGCGCCTCGTTGCACTTCTCGACGAGGTTGGCCGGGATGTCCTGGTACTCGAAGTTCATGCCCTGGGACGCGGTGTCCCAGACGATCGCCTTCATCTTGACCAGGTCGACCACGCCCTCGAAGTTGTCCTCGGCACCGATCGGCACCTGCATCGGCACCGGGTAGGCGCCCAGGCGGGCCTTCAGCTGGCCGACCACCTTGAAGAAATCGGCGCCGGAGCGGTCCATCTTGTTGACGAAGGCCAGGCGCGGCACGCCGTACTTGTTGGCCTGGCGCCAGACGGTCTCGGACTGCGGCTGGACGCCGCCGACCGCGCACAGCACGAACACGGCGCCGTCGAGCACGCGCAGCGAACGCTCGACCTCGATGGTGAAGTCGACGTGGCCGGGCGTGTCGATGATGTTGAAGCGGTGCTCCTTGAAGTCGCGGCCCATGCCGCTCCAGAAGCAGGTCGTCGCGGCCGACGTGATGGTGATGCCGCGCTCCTGCTCCTGCTCCATCCAGTCCATGGTGGCGGCACCGTCATGCACCTCGCCGATCTTGTGCGAGACGCCGGTGTAGAACAGGATGCGCTCGGACGTCGTCGTCTTGCCGGCATCGATGTGCGCCATGATGCCGAAGTTGCGATAACGGTCGATTGGAGTAGTACGCGCCACGTCTTGGATCCTTGCTTAGTTGGGTACTCAGCCCGGCGGCAGCTGCGGCGCCGGGGCCGCGCTCCGCGCCACCGGGCCGATGCTCACCAGCGGTAGTGCGAGAAGGCCTTGTTGGCCTCGGCCATGCGGTGGGTCTCTTCGCGCTTCTTCACGGCGCCGCCGCGGTTCTCGGAGGCGTCCATGAGCTCGCCCGCCAGCTTGCGCGGCATGGTGTTCTCGGAACGCTTGCGGGCCGCGTCGATCAGCCAGCGCATCGCCAGGGCCTGGCGACGGGCAGGACGAACCTCGACCGGCACCTGGTAGGTGGCGCCACCGACGCGACGGCTCTTCACCTCGACCACCGGGGAGACGTTGTCGAGCGCCTTCTCGATGGTGGTCAGCGGCTCGGAACCGGCCTTCTCGCCGATGTGCTCGAGCGCGCCGTAGACGATCCGCTCGGCCACCGACTTCTTGCCGCTGCGCATCACCATGTTGATGAAGCGCGCGACCATCTGGCTGGAGTGCTTCGGATCCGGCAGCGTGACGCGCGCGGGATGGGAGCCCTTTCTCGACATGACTTGAGTTCCTGGAAACCTTAGGACTTGGGACGCTTGGCGCCGTACTTGGAGCGGGCCTGCCTGCGCTTGGCCACGCCGGAGGCGTCAAGCGAGCCGCGGACCATGTGGTAGCGCACGCCGGGCAGATCCTTGACGCGGCCGCCGCGGATCAGCACGACCGAGTGCTCCTGGAGGTTGTGACCCTCGCCGCCGATGTAGGAGATGACCTCGAAACCGTTGGTCAGACGCACCTTGGCGACCTTGCGAAGGGCCGAGTTCGGCTTCTTCGGGGTGGTCGTGTAGACGCGCGTGCAGACGCCACGCTTCTGCGGACAGGACTCCAGC
It contains:
- the rplD gene encoding 50S ribosomal protein L4 encodes the protein MELQIQGGAKLPVSETIWGESFREDLVHQVVVAYQAAARSGTKAQKTRAEVSGGGRKPFKQKGTGSARAGTTRGPLWRGGGKTHAARPRSFEQKVNRKMYRGALRSILSELVRQDRLHVIDSLEIAEPRTKLLLGKLAEWKADRALIVTEADDLNLYLAARNIPYVFVTDAGALDPVSLVNAERVYMTVDSVKKIEEWLA
- the rplC gene encoding 50S ribosomal protein L3, yielding MRVGIVGRKAGMSRVFTEDGRSVPVTLIEASPNRIVQVKTTETDGYSAIQVAAGDKRAALVSKPLAGHYARAKVEAGRGLWEFRVADDAVGGYEVGGEIKCDLFQVGQMVDVAGVTKGKGFQGTIKRWGFTMGDATHGNSLSHRSPGSIGQRQTPGRVFKGKKMSGHMGHVNQSAQGLEVVKVDVERGLIAVKGSVPGAPGGDVVVRPAAKA
- the rpsJ gene encoding 30S ribosomal protein S10, which produces MAQQKIRIRLKAFDYRLIDRSASEIVETAKRTGAQVRGPIPLPTKKERYTVLVSPHVDKDARDQYEMRTHKRVMDIVDPNDKTVDALMKLDLAAGVDVQIKLY
- the tuf gene encoding elongation factor Tu, whose translation is MAKGKFERTKPHVNVGTIGHVDHGKTTLTAALTKVGAERFGGEFKAYDAIDAAPEEKARGITISTAHVEYESPTRHYAHVDCPGHADYVKNMITGAAQMDGAILVCSAADGPMPQTREHILLARQVGVPYIVVFLNKADMVDDAELLELVEMEVRELLSKYEFPGDDTPIIKGSALKALEGDQSEIGVPAIIKLVDALDSYIPEPQRDIDKPFLMPVEDVFSISGRGTVVTGRIERGVIKVGEEVEIVGIRPTVKTTVTGVEMFRKLLDQGQAGDNAGLLLRGTKRDDVERGQVLCKPGTIKPHTKFEAEVYVLSKEEGGRHTPFFKGYRPQFYFRTTDVTGSCELPEGVEMVMPGDNIKMVVTLINPIAMEDGLRFAIREGGRTVGAGVVAKVIE
- the fusA gene encoding elongation factor G, with translation MARTTPIDRYRNFGIMAHIDAGKTTTSERILFYTGVSHKIGEVHDGAATMDWMEQEQERGITITSAATTCFWSGMGRDFKEHRFNIIDTPGHVDFTIEVERSLRVLDGAVFVLCAVGGVQPQSETVWRQANKYGVPRLAFVNKMDRSGADFFKVVGQLKARLGAYPVPMQVPIGAEDNFEGVVDLVKMKAIVWDTASQGMNFEYQDIPANLVEKCNEARSFMVEAAAETSEELMDKYLESGELSEDEIYAGIRAGTLSNTLIPVFCGTAFKNKGVQAMLDGVIRYLPAPSDRPPVTGVDEDEAEATRAASDEAPFSGLAFKIATDPYVGTLTFFRVYSGVISSGDTVYNPVKGRKERVGRILQMHANNREEIKEVRAGDIAAAVGLKDVTTGDTLCATGDVITLERMVFPEPVIAMAIEPKTKGDQEKMGIGLGRLAQEDPSFRVRTDEESGQTIIAGMGELHLEIIVDRLKREFNVEANVGKPQVAYRETIRKAVKQEGKFVRQSGGRGQYGHVVLEIQPQERGAGYEFENAIVGGVVPKEYIPAVDKGIQEAMASGVMAGFPVVDIKVRLIDGSYHEVDSNEMAFKIAGSMGFKEGFHKASPVLLEPIMKVEVVTPEDYMGDVMGDLSRRRGVLQGSDESPSGKVINATVPLGEMFGYATSLRSMSQGRATFTMEFDHYADAPTNIAEAVTKKS
- the rpsG gene encoding 30S ribosomal protein S7; protein product: MSRKGSHPARVTLPDPKHSSQMVARFINMVMRSGKKSVAERIVYGALEHIGEKAGSEPLTTIEKALDNVSPVVEVKSRRVGGATYQVPVEVRPARRQALAMRWLIDAARKRSENTMPRKLAGELMDASENRGGAVKKREETHRMAEANKAFSHYRW
- the rpsL gene encoding 30S ribosomal protein S12 yields the protein MATINQLVRKGRHPKSYKSASPALESCPQKRGVCTRVYTTTPKKPNSALRKVAKVRLTNGFEVISYIGGEGHNLQEHSVVLIRGGRVKDLPGVRYHMVRGSLDASGVAKRRQARSKYGAKRPKS